From Myxocyprinus asiaticus isolate MX2 ecotype Aquarium Trade chromosome 10, UBuf_Myxa_2, whole genome shotgun sequence, the proteins below share one genomic window:
- the LOC127447531 gene encoding M-phase phosphoprotein 8-like isoform X2, whose translation MASGAERAEPGDSEQDEEDVYEVERIIDVRVLEGEVLYRVRWKNYSSDDDTWEPEAHLDDCREVLLAYKKALAEIKPKKDTVMLPMKSDLFDADSESDSDKDKPKDLPIKKKKKKIVEDSEDEMAVKEKKKKKKEKWKDDKPLPAPESDEEEDSRDPFSVPPKKETKKRLIESDEEDAPVTPKKQKKGEKDKDGIKQKKEIVEDRKKKKVKSRKEIESSDEEGDKSDETLTDDSTNTEPPNYSSKNKAMDKSARSESGVDPKQAKPKKGKSDMKLQGFKDLAHEKKPKKEVSMATLKEGGLNKLKSLTSGKSTSKSSRSEEEPDSSDTGAATSTPKTKVKSKGQETAPPSQRLSSASSSSSSIASMALTKPKEEEPKEEGGEKGGSSTNLFEKFLLNCEAKDRAPRRQAEQNKNATPKAAGKTDKKSKLSKQSPARKPEPEKTKELPRPGQSPVSMETDEKQGAYETEKSYKSDEPPPKSKEELLREQREEEQRKRKEKLEEEERKRKERIEEEERKKKERIEEAQRERKARMEEAQRLAEEARQERLERKNMTEPMASPDSTEESRWKDKRRRRREDSESRLFTACDDNQDSQEPMERSDKTDRGPPSLNLGVELKLDWMTLEDFQKHLNGEDENLSPLALTPTELREAVKNGNYLAVKRALSSKEDYNLDQEDSSGMSLTLLAAAGGQDDILRLLIKKGVKVNARQKNGTTALMHAADKKFLTTVAILLEAGASLNAQTLAGETALMKACKRGNADVVRLLLENGADCNIMSKHKNTAFYYAKLSNNLMVRDLIKDHMQTLSTVAEETIRAYFETRLALLEPVFPLACHRLCEGPDFSLEFSYKPSQHTPGEGSGILLFIFHANFLNEITARLCGPCSVHAVVLNDKFQLPIFLDSHFIYSFSPVPGANKLFIRLAESPTAKVKLLISAYRVQLQ comes from the exons ATGGCCTCCGGAGCCGAGCGAGCGGAGCCTGGAGACAGCGAACAGGATGAAGAAGATGTATATGAAGTGGAGAGGATCATTGACGTGAGGGTGTTGgag GGAGAGGTGCTGTACCGGGTGCGATGGAAGAACTATTCATCAGATGATGACACCTGGGAGCCCGAGGCGCACCTAGACGACTGCAGGGAGGTGTTGCTGGCTTACAAGAAGGCCCTGGCTGAGATCAAGCCAAAAAAAGACACTGTCATG CTGCCCATGAAGAGTGATTTGTTTGATGCTGACTCGGAGAGTGACAGTGATAAGGATAAACCCAAAGATTTGCCtattaagaagaagaaaaagaagatagTGGAGGATTCAGAAGATGAGATGGCTGTGaaggaaaagaagaaaaagaaaaaggagaaaTGGAAGGATGACAAACCTCTGCCAGCACCTGAATCAGATGAAGAGGAGGACAGCAGGGATCCTTTCTCTGTAcctccaaaaaaagaaacaaagaagaggCTTATTGAATCTGATGAAGAAGATGCCCCAGTTACTCCTAAGAAACAAAAGAAGGGCGAAAAGGATAAAGATGGAATAAAGCAAAAGAAAGAGATTGTGGAGGAccgaaagaaaaagaaagtcaagtCCAGAAAAGAGATTGAATCCTCGGATGAAGAGGGTGATAAGAGTGATGAGACCCTCACGGATGATTCGACAAACACGGAACCCCCTAATTATTCCTCGAAAAACAAAGCCATGGACAAATCTGCACGAAGTGAGAGTGGGGTGGATCCCAAGCAGGCCAAGCCAAAAAAGGGGAAGTCTGATATGAAGCTGCAAGGTTTCAAAGACCTGGCTCATGAGAAGAAGCCTAAAAAAGAGGTCTCAATGGCCACACTCAAAGAGGGTGGTTTAAACAAGCTCAAGAGCCTTACGAGTGGCAAGAGTACCAGCAAGTCTTCTCGCAGTGAGGAGGAGCCCGACTCCAGTGACACAGGTGCAGCGACATCCACACCAAAGACAAAGGTCAAGAGCAAAGGGCAGGAAACAGCCCCACCTTCTCAGAGGCTCTCATCTgcatcttcctcctcttcctctataGCATCAATGGCCCTAACCAAGCCCAAAGAGGAAGAGCCAAAGGAAGAGGGTGGGGAGAAGGGGGGTTCCTCCACTAACCTGTTTGAAAAGTTCCTGCTGAACTGTGAGGCGAAAGATCGTGCACCAAGGAGACAAGCAGAACAGAACAAGAATGCAACTCCAAAG GCTGCAGGGAAAactgacaagaaatcaaaattaTCAAAGCAGTCTCCTGCACGAAAACCTGAGCCGGAGAAGACAAAAGAGT TGCCACGACCCGGTCAGAGTCCCGTCTCCATGGAGACAGATGAGAAACAGGGGGCATACGAGACAGAGAAAAGTTACAAATCTGATGAGCCACCTCCCAAGTCAAAGGAGGAATTACTACGGGAGCAGAGAGAGGAAGAGCAAAGGAAGAGGAAGGAAAAGTTGGAAGAAGAAGAGAGGAAGAGGAAAGAAAGGATTGAAGAAGAggagagaaagaagaaagaaagaatagaAGAAGCCCAACGGGAGAGAAAAGCACGGATGGAGGAGGCACAGAGACTTGCAGAGGAAGCCAGGCAAGAACGCCTGGAAAGGAAGAACATGACTGAGCCAATGGCTTCTCCTGACTCCACAGAAGAGTCTAGATGGAAGGataagaggaggagaaggagggaGGACAGTGAATCACGGCTCTTCACTGCCTGCGATGACAATCAGGACTCTCAGGAGCCCATGGAGCGCTCAGACAAAACTG ACAGGGGACCACCTTCTCTTAATCTTGGGGTGGAGCTGAAGCTTGACTGGATGACACTGGAGGACTTTCAGAAACACTTGAATGGAGAGGATGAGAATCTCTCTCCGCTAGCCTTAACTCCCA CTGAACTGCGAGAAGCAGTGAAAAATGGGAATTATCTGGCGGTGAAACGTGCACTTAGTTCCAAAGAGGACTACAATCTGGACCAGGAG GATTCTAGTGGTATGTCCTTAACGCTGCTGGCTGCTGCAGGAGGTCAGGATGATATCCTCAGGCTTCTCATTAAGAAAGGAGTAAAGGTCAACGCCAGGCAGAAGAACGGCACCACTGCCCTGATGCATGCTGCAGATAAG AAATTCTTGACAACAGTAGCCATTCTTTTGGAGGCCGGAGCTTCCTTAAATGCCCAAACTCTGGCTGGAGAGACGGCTCTCATGAAG GCTTGTAAAAGGGGAAATGCAGATGTAGTGCGCCTCCTGCTGGAAAATGGGGCTGACTGCAACATCATGTCTAAACACAAGAACACTGCCTTTTACTATGCCAAACTTAGCAACAACCTGATGGTGCGTGATCTCATCAAAGACCACATGCAAAC GTTATCAACTGTGGCAGAGGAGACAATCAGAGCTTACTTTGAAACGCGACTGGCCCTGCTGGAACCTGTATTTCCTCTGGCCTGCCACAGACTGTGTGAGGGGCCAGACTTTTCACTGGAGTTCAGCTACAAACCCTCTCAACACACACCCGGAGAAG GATCTGGCATTCTGCTGTTTATCTTCCATGCAAACTTCCTTAATGAGATCACAGCTAGACTCTGCGGACCATGTAGTGTTCATGCTGTCGTTCTGAATGACAAGTTTCAGCTGCCAATCTTCTTG GACAGCCATTTCATCTACTCTTTCAGTCCTGTTCCAGGAGCCAATAAACTGTTCATCCGTCTGGCAGAGTCCCCCACAGCTAAG
- the LOC127447531 gene encoding M-phase phosphoprotein 8-like isoform X1: MASGAERAEPGDSEQDEEDVYEVERIIDVRVLEGEVLYRVRWKNYSSDDDTWEPEAHLDDCREVLLAYKKALAEIKPKKDTVMKLPMKSDLFDADSESDSDKDKPKDLPIKKKKKKIVEDSEDEMAVKEKKKKKKEKWKDDKPLPAPESDEEEDSRDPFSVPPKKETKKRLIESDEEDAPVTPKKQKKGEKDKDGIKQKKEIVEDRKKKKVKSRKEIESSDEEGDKSDETLTDDSTNTEPPNYSSKNKAMDKSARSESGVDPKQAKPKKGKSDMKLQGFKDLAHEKKPKKEVSMATLKEGGLNKLKSLTSGKSTSKSSRSEEEPDSSDTGAATSTPKTKVKSKGQETAPPSQRLSSASSSSSSIASMALTKPKEEEPKEEGGEKGGSSTNLFEKFLLNCEAKDRAPRRQAEQNKNATPKAAGKTDKKSKLSKQSPARKPEPEKTKELPRPGQSPVSMETDEKQGAYETEKSYKSDEPPPKSKEELLREQREEEQRKRKEKLEEEERKRKERIEEEERKKKERIEEAQRERKARMEEAQRLAEEARQERLERKNMTEPMASPDSTEESRWKDKRRRRREDSESRLFTACDDNQDSQEPMERSDKTDRGPPSLNLGVELKLDWMTLEDFQKHLNGEDENLSPLALTPTELREAVKNGNYLAVKRALSSKEDYNLDQEDSSGMSLTLLAAAGGQDDILRLLIKKGVKVNARQKNGTTALMHAADKKFLTTVAILLEAGASLNAQTLAGETALMKACKRGNADVVRLLLENGADCNIMSKHKNTAFYYAKLSNNLMVRDLIKDHMQTLSTVAEETIRAYFETRLALLEPVFPLACHRLCEGPDFSLEFSYKPSQHTPGEGSGILLFIFHANFLNEITARLCGPCSVHAVVLNDKFQLPIFLDSHFIYSFSPVPGANKLFIRLAESPTAKVKLLISAYRVQLQ; encoded by the exons ATGGCCTCCGGAGCCGAGCGAGCGGAGCCTGGAGACAGCGAACAGGATGAAGAAGATGTATATGAAGTGGAGAGGATCATTGACGTGAGGGTGTTGgag GGAGAGGTGCTGTACCGGGTGCGATGGAAGAACTATTCATCAGATGATGACACCTGGGAGCCCGAGGCGCACCTAGACGACTGCAGGGAGGTGTTGCTGGCTTACAAGAAGGCCCTGGCTGAGATCAAGCCAAAAAAAGACACTGTCATG AAGCTGCCCATGAAGAGTGATTTGTTTGATGCTGACTCGGAGAGTGACAGTGATAAGGATAAACCCAAAGATTTGCCtattaagaagaagaaaaagaagatagTGGAGGATTCAGAAGATGAGATGGCTGTGaaggaaaagaagaaaaagaaaaaggagaaaTGGAAGGATGACAAACCTCTGCCAGCACCTGAATCAGATGAAGAGGAGGACAGCAGGGATCCTTTCTCTGTAcctccaaaaaaagaaacaaagaagaggCTTATTGAATCTGATGAAGAAGATGCCCCAGTTACTCCTAAGAAACAAAAGAAGGGCGAAAAGGATAAAGATGGAATAAAGCAAAAGAAAGAGATTGTGGAGGAccgaaagaaaaagaaagtcaagtCCAGAAAAGAGATTGAATCCTCGGATGAAGAGGGTGATAAGAGTGATGAGACCCTCACGGATGATTCGACAAACACGGAACCCCCTAATTATTCCTCGAAAAACAAAGCCATGGACAAATCTGCACGAAGTGAGAGTGGGGTGGATCCCAAGCAGGCCAAGCCAAAAAAGGGGAAGTCTGATATGAAGCTGCAAGGTTTCAAAGACCTGGCTCATGAGAAGAAGCCTAAAAAAGAGGTCTCAATGGCCACACTCAAAGAGGGTGGTTTAAACAAGCTCAAGAGCCTTACGAGTGGCAAGAGTACCAGCAAGTCTTCTCGCAGTGAGGAGGAGCCCGACTCCAGTGACACAGGTGCAGCGACATCCACACCAAAGACAAAGGTCAAGAGCAAAGGGCAGGAAACAGCCCCACCTTCTCAGAGGCTCTCATCTgcatcttcctcctcttcctctataGCATCAATGGCCCTAACCAAGCCCAAAGAGGAAGAGCCAAAGGAAGAGGGTGGGGAGAAGGGGGGTTCCTCCACTAACCTGTTTGAAAAGTTCCTGCTGAACTGTGAGGCGAAAGATCGTGCACCAAGGAGACAAGCAGAACAGAACAAGAATGCAACTCCAAAG GCTGCAGGGAAAactgacaagaaatcaaaattaTCAAAGCAGTCTCCTGCACGAAAACCTGAGCCGGAGAAGACAAAAGAGT TGCCACGACCCGGTCAGAGTCCCGTCTCCATGGAGACAGATGAGAAACAGGGGGCATACGAGACAGAGAAAAGTTACAAATCTGATGAGCCACCTCCCAAGTCAAAGGAGGAATTACTACGGGAGCAGAGAGAGGAAGAGCAAAGGAAGAGGAAGGAAAAGTTGGAAGAAGAAGAGAGGAAGAGGAAAGAAAGGATTGAAGAAGAggagagaaagaagaaagaaagaatagaAGAAGCCCAACGGGAGAGAAAAGCACGGATGGAGGAGGCACAGAGACTTGCAGAGGAAGCCAGGCAAGAACGCCTGGAAAGGAAGAACATGACTGAGCCAATGGCTTCTCCTGACTCCACAGAAGAGTCTAGATGGAAGGataagaggaggagaaggagggaGGACAGTGAATCACGGCTCTTCACTGCCTGCGATGACAATCAGGACTCTCAGGAGCCCATGGAGCGCTCAGACAAAACTG ACAGGGGACCACCTTCTCTTAATCTTGGGGTGGAGCTGAAGCTTGACTGGATGACACTGGAGGACTTTCAGAAACACTTGAATGGAGAGGATGAGAATCTCTCTCCGCTAGCCTTAACTCCCA CTGAACTGCGAGAAGCAGTGAAAAATGGGAATTATCTGGCGGTGAAACGTGCACTTAGTTCCAAAGAGGACTACAATCTGGACCAGGAG GATTCTAGTGGTATGTCCTTAACGCTGCTGGCTGCTGCAGGAGGTCAGGATGATATCCTCAGGCTTCTCATTAAGAAAGGAGTAAAGGTCAACGCCAGGCAGAAGAACGGCACCACTGCCCTGATGCATGCTGCAGATAAG AAATTCTTGACAACAGTAGCCATTCTTTTGGAGGCCGGAGCTTCCTTAAATGCCCAAACTCTGGCTGGAGAGACGGCTCTCATGAAG GCTTGTAAAAGGGGAAATGCAGATGTAGTGCGCCTCCTGCTGGAAAATGGGGCTGACTGCAACATCATGTCTAAACACAAGAACACTGCCTTTTACTATGCCAAACTTAGCAACAACCTGATGGTGCGTGATCTCATCAAAGACCACATGCAAAC GTTATCAACTGTGGCAGAGGAGACAATCAGAGCTTACTTTGAAACGCGACTGGCCCTGCTGGAACCTGTATTTCCTCTGGCCTGCCACAGACTGTGTGAGGGGCCAGACTTTTCACTGGAGTTCAGCTACAAACCCTCTCAACACACACCCGGAGAAG GATCTGGCATTCTGCTGTTTATCTTCCATGCAAACTTCCTTAATGAGATCACAGCTAGACTCTGCGGACCATGTAGTGTTCATGCTGTCGTTCTGAATGACAAGTTTCAGCTGCCAATCTTCTTG GACAGCCATTTCATCTACTCTTTCAGTCCTGTTCCAGGAGCCAATAAACTGTTCATCCGTCTGGCAGAGTCCCCCACAGCTAAG